The following coding sequences lie in one Rutidosis leptorrhynchoides isolate AG116_Rl617_1_P2 chromosome 6, CSIRO_AGI_Rlap_v1, whole genome shotgun sequence genomic window:
- the LOC139852217 gene encoding THO complex subunit 1-like isoform X1, with product MDLFRKVISQPGNPQDFALQTVQDAIKPQRETKLVLDENQLLENMLRTLLQELVAAAVKSGENTMRYGGLIDDAENTQGQIPRLLDIVLYLCENEHIEGGMIFQLLEDLTEMSTMRNCEDVFGYIESKQDILGKQELFARGKLVMLRTCNQLLRRLSKANDVVFCGRIIMFLAHFFPLSERSAVNIKGVFNVSNETKYEKQAPDGISIDFNFYKTFWSLQEYFSNPASIGVATAKWHKFSSCLTVVLNTFEAQPLSDEDGSANNLEDEAATFSIKYLTSCNLMGLELKDPSFRRHILVQCLILFDYLKAPGKSDKDLPSEALKEEIKSCEERVKRLLVMTPPKGEQFLHSIEHILERERNWVWWKRDGCGPFEKQPGEKKTVRDGGKKRRTRWRLGNKELSQLWKWADQNPNALTDSQRVRTPAVTEYWKPLAEDMDASAGIEAEYHHKNNRVYCWKGLRFSARQDLEGFSRFTEHGVEGVVPLELMPPDVRSKYQAKPSDKSKRAKKEETKTAGNQSEENQVATPASEVDGPEVSAARMDTDAANGSSEEQQRETPDTDGGSHEPGQIEPEAEADQEPEPESEPGMIGDEIDAEVDTTAAR from the exons ATG GATTTATTCCGTAAAGTAATATCACAACCtggaaacccacaagattttgcgCTTCAAACTGTACAAGACGCCATTAAACCCCAG AGGGAAACAAAACTAGTCCTGGATGAAAACCAGTTGCTGGAAAACATGTTAAGAACGCTACTTCAGGAGCTGGTG GCAGCTGCAGTTAAATCGGGGGAAAATACAATGCGGTACGGGGGGTTGATCGATGATGCTGAAAACACGCAGGGGCAAATACCTCGTCTTCTTG ACATTGTGCTATATCTTTGTGAAAATGAACACATTGAAGGAGGTATGATATTTCAACTTTTGGAAGATTTGACAGAGATGTCTACAATGAGAAACTGCGAAGATGTCTTCGGTTATATAGAAAGTAAGCAAGATATTTTAGGAAAG CAAGAATTGTTTGCAAGGGGAAAGCTAGTGATGTTAAGAACATGCAATCAACTTCTTCGTCGTTTGTCAAAG GCAAACGATGTGGTGTTTTGTGGACGTATTATAATGTTTCTTGCTCATTTTTTCCCTTTGTCTGAACGCTCCG CTGTCAATATTAAGGGTGTTTTCAATGTTTCAAACGAGACGAAATACGAGAAGCAAGCACCAGATGGAATTTCAATTGACTTCAATTTTTACAAAACCTTTTGGAGTTTGCAG GAGTACTTTAGCAACCCTGCTTCCATTGGTGTCGCTACCGCCAAGTGGCATAAATTTTCTTCGTGTTTGACG GTTGTATTGAACACGTTTGAAGCTCAGCCTTTAAGTGATGAAGACGGTAGTGCTAACAATCTTGAAGATGAAGCAGCAACCTTTAGCATTAAATATCTTACCAGTTGTAATCTAATGGGTCTCGAG TTAAAGGATCCAAGTTTTCGACGCCATATTCTTGTGCAGTGTCTAATTTTATTCGATTATCTGAAG GCTCCAGGGAAAAGCGACAAGGATTTGCCATCTGAAGCTTTG AAGGAAGAGATAAAATCATGTGAAGAACGAGTAAAACGTCTTCTGGTCATGACTCCACCCAAAGGAGAACAATTTCTTCACAGCATTGAGCATATATTAGAACGAGAAAGAAATTGG GTGTGGTGGAAACGTGATGGTTGTGGCCCGTTTGAGAAACAACCCGGAGAAAAGAAAACTGTTCGAGATGGAGGAAAAAAACG CCGTACACGATGGAGACTTGGGAATAAAGAACTCTCTCAGTTATGGAAATGGGCTGATCAAAATCCG AATGCTCTTACTGATTCTCAACGTGTACGCACACCTGCCGTTACAGAATATTGGAAACCCTTAGCTGAAGAT ATGGATGCATCTGCTGGAATCGAAGCGGAATATCACCACAAAAACAATCGG GTTTATTGCTGGAAAGGTCTTCGATTTTCAGCAAGGCAGGATCTTGAGGGATTTTCTCGA TTCACTGAACATGGTGTCGAAGGGGTTGTTCCGTTGGAACTTATGCCACCTGATGTTCGGTCAAAATATCAAGCTAAACCAAGTGACAAGTCGAAACGTGCTAAAAAGGAAGAAACCAAAACAGCTGGGAATCAATCAGAGGAGAATCAG GTTGCAACACCTGCTAGTGAGGTTGATGGTCCTGAAGTATCAGCAGCACGAATGGACACTGATGCTGCAAATGGTTCATCCGAGGAACAACAAAGAGAAACCCCTGACACAGATGGTGGTAGTCATGAGCCTGGTCAAATAGAACCAGAAGCCGAAGCAGACCAAGAACCAGAACCAGAATCCGAACCAGGGATGATTGGTGATGAAATTGATGCAGAAGTTGATACGACTGCTGCAAGATGA
- the LOC139852217 gene encoding THO complex subunit 1-like isoform X2 has product MLRTLLQELVAAAVKSGENTMRYGGLIDDAENTQGQIPRLLDIVLYLCENEHIEGGMIFQLLEDLTEMSTMRNCEDVFGYIESKQDILGKQELFARGKLVMLRTCNQLLRRLSKANDVVFCGRIIMFLAHFFPLSERSAVNIKGVFNVSNETKYEKQAPDGISIDFNFYKTFWSLQEYFSNPASIGVATAKWHKFSSCLTVVLNTFEAQPLSDEDGSANNLEDEAATFSIKYLTSCNLMGLELKDPSFRRHILVQCLILFDYLKAPGKSDKDLPSEALKEEIKSCEERVKRLLVMTPPKGEQFLHSIEHILERERNWVWWKRDGCGPFEKQPGEKKTVRDGGKKRRTRWRLGNKELSQLWKWADQNPNALTDSQRVRTPAVTEYWKPLAEDMDASAGIEAEYHHKNNRVYCWKGLRFSARQDLEGFSRFTEHGVEGVVPLELMPPDVRSKYQAKPSDKSKRAKKEETKTAGNQSEENQVATPASEVDGPEVSAARMDTDAANGSSEEQQRETPDTDGGSHEPGQIEPEAEADQEPEPESEPGMIGDEIDAEVDTTAAR; this is encoded by the exons ATGTTAAGAACGCTACTTCAGGAGCTGGTG GCAGCTGCAGTTAAATCGGGGGAAAATACAATGCGGTACGGGGGGTTGATCGATGATGCTGAAAACACGCAGGGGCAAATACCTCGTCTTCTTG ACATTGTGCTATATCTTTGTGAAAATGAACACATTGAAGGAGGTATGATATTTCAACTTTTGGAAGATTTGACAGAGATGTCTACAATGAGAAACTGCGAAGATGTCTTCGGTTATATAGAAAGTAAGCAAGATATTTTAGGAAAG CAAGAATTGTTTGCAAGGGGAAAGCTAGTGATGTTAAGAACATGCAATCAACTTCTTCGTCGTTTGTCAAAG GCAAACGATGTGGTGTTTTGTGGACGTATTATAATGTTTCTTGCTCATTTTTTCCCTTTGTCTGAACGCTCCG CTGTCAATATTAAGGGTGTTTTCAATGTTTCAAACGAGACGAAATACGAGAAGCAAGCACCAGATGGAATTTCAATTGACTTCAATTTTTACAAAACCTTTTGGAGTTTGCAG GAGTACTTTAGCAACCCTGCTTCCATTGGTGTCGCTACCGCCAAGTGGCATAAATTTTCTTCGTGTTTGACG GTTGTATTGAACACGTTTGAAGCTCAGCCTTTAAGTGATGAAGACGGTAGTGCTAACAATCTTGAAGATGAAGCAGCAACCTTTAGCATTAAATATCTTACCAGTTGTAATCTAATGGGTCTCGAG TTAAAGGATCCAAGTTTTCGACGCCATATTCTTGTGCAGTGTCTAATTTTATTCGATTATCTGAAG GCTCCAGGGAAAAGCGACAAGGATTTGCCATCTGAAGCTTTG AAGGAAGAGATAAAATCATGTGAAGAACGAGTAAAACGTCTTCTGGTCATGACTCCACCCAAAGGAGAACAATTTCTTCACAGCATTGAGCATATATTAGAACGAGAAAGAAATTGG GTGTGGTGGAAACGTGATGGTTGTGGCCCGTTTGAGAAACAACCCGGAGAAAAGAAAACTGTTCGAGATGGAGGAAAAAAACG CCGTACACGATGGAGACTTGGGAATAAAGAACTCTCTCAGTTATGGAAATGGGCTGATCAAAATCCG AATGCTCTTACTGATTCTCAACGTGTACGCACACCTGCCGTTACAGAATATTGGAAACCCTTAGCTGAAGAT ATGGATGCATCTGCTGGAATCGAAGCGGAATATCACCACAAAAACAATCGG GTTTATTGCTGGAAAGGTCTTCGATTTTCAGCAAGGCAGGATCTTGAGGGATTTTCTCGA TTCACTGAACATGGTGTCGAAGGGGTTGTTCCGTTGGAACTTATGCCACCTGATGTTCGGTCAAAATATCAAGCTAAACCAAGTGACAAGTCGAAACGTGCTAAAAAGGAAGAAACCAAAACAGCTGGGAATCAATCAGAGGAGAATCAG GTTGCAACACCTGCTAGTGAGGTTGATGGTCCTGAAGTATCAGCAGCACGAATGGACACTGATGCTGCAAATGGTTCATCCGAGGAACAACAAAGAGAAACCCCTGACACAGATGGTGGTAGTCATGAGCCTGGTCAAATAGAACCAGAAGCCGAAGCAGACCAAGAACCAGAACCAGAATCCGAACCAGGGATGATTGGTGATGAAATTGATGCAGAAGTTGATACGACTGCTGCAAGATGA